In Halorussus limi, a genomic segment contains:
- the trmB gene encoding HTH-type sugar sensing transcriptional regulator TrmB: MSSDDLYATLEKVGDRFDLGEYEIDAYLTVLEHGDLTASQIADRTDIPQPRVYDTVRSLSDRGLVELRESRPMKVIAVDPDEAFSGIQSSLMDMVSELEARYTAPARETEAVSLVKSRSTILRYLEEVITEAEFEIALSLTPDLLERFSDELSTAVDSGVSVELLVTPASEAPDPAKFDYLDVATTARARRGITTPVIAVADGEYSIYATQDALRDDEDRYGVIFNRSALGFLVSGFFGTVLWTTAERTLATDGEDRPFPRRYASIRRCVKELQELDGDFYATIEGRDIETGSSRVVEGEVVGFSFEAGERVAGMKIETDDGVVTVGGQVAALEDVEAHEIRIGRNSPPAR, encoded by the coding sequence ATGAGTTCAGACGACCTCTACGCGACGTTGGAGAAGGTCGGCGACCGGTTCGACCTCGGCGAGTACGAAATCGACGCTTACCTCACAGTCCTCGAACACGGCGACCTGACCGCGAGCCAAATCGCCGACCGGACCGACATCCCGCAGCCACGAGTGTACGACACGGTTCGGAGCCTCAGCGACCGCGGACTGGTCGAACTCCGCGAGTCCCGACCGATGAAGGTCATCGCGGTGGACCCCGACGAGGCCTTCTCCGGCATCCAGTCGTCGCTGATGGACATGGTCTCGGAACTCGAAGCCCGCTACACCGCGCCCGCCCGAGAGACCGAGGCGGTCTCGCTGGTCAAGTCGCGCTCGACCATCCTCAGGTACCTCGAAGAGGTCATCACCGAGGCCGAGTTCGAAATCGCGCTCTCGCTGACCCCGGACCTGCTGGAGCGGTTCAGCGACGAGTTGAGCACCGCCGTCGATTCTGGCGTCAGCGTCGAACTGCTGGTCACGCCCGCCTCGGAAGCGCCCGACCCCGCGAAGTTCGACTACCTCGACGTGGCGACCACCGCCCGCGCCCGCCGGGGCATCACCACGCCGGTCATCGCGGTCGCCGACGGCGAGTACTCCATCTACGCCACGCAGGACGCCCTGCGGGACGACGAGGACCGCTACGGCGTCATCTTCAACCGTTCGGCGCTGGGCTTTCTCGTCTCCGGGTTCTTCGGCACCGTCCTCTGGACCACCGCCGAGCGCACCCTCGCGACCGACGGCGAGGACCGCCCGTTCCCCCGCCGGTACGCCTCCATCCGTCGCTGCGTGAAGGAGTTGCAGGAACTCGACGGCGACTTCTACGCCACCATCGAGGGCCGGGACATCGAGACCGGTTCCTCACGCGTCGTGGAGGGCGAGGTCGTCGGCTTCTCGTTCGAGGCGGGCGAGCGCGTCGCCGGGATGAAGATAGAGACCGACGACGGCGTGGTCACGGTCGGCGGACAGGTCGCCGCCCTGGAGGACGTCGAAGCCCACGAAATCCGAATCGGTCGGAACAGTCCGCCCGCGCGGTAA
- a CDS encoding proteasome assembly chaperone family protein — protein MSREPRSIGTSFEIDAHDLQETLVAGFSQSGLAGLTAVDYLVDHLDFEEVGHITADQLPAITPFENGQPRHHTRVFSHEGAGLSVLVGELFVPAWAAQQFGEAVLEWTEAEGIEEVTVLNGVTIPHAPEEHEVFYVATDDYRDRRLADVEIPAMGRGFLDGVNAELVARGMESDLRTATLVTPVHAQAPDVEAAIRLLDATQRVYDLDVDTGPLEEFAAEIQGYYEGLAERLSERADEGGPEDRMYM, from the coding sequence ATGAGTAGAGAACCGCGCTCGATAGGCACTTCGTTCGAAATCGACGCTCACGACCTTCAAGAGACTCTCGTCGCCGGGTTCTCTCAGTCCGGGCTGGCGGGCCTGACCGCGGTGGACTACCTCGTTGACCACTTGGATTTCGAGGAAGTCGGCCACATCACGGCCGACCAACTCCCGGCCATCACGCCCTTCGAGAACGGTCAACCGCGCCACCACACCCGCGTCTTCTCCCACGAAGGCGCGGGCCTCTCGGTCCTCGTCGGCGAACTGTTCGTCCCGGCGTGGGCCGCCCAACAGTTCGGCGAGGCCGTGTTGGAGTGGACTGAGGCCGAGGGTATCGAGGAGGTTACGGTCCTCAACGGCGTCACGATTCCCCACGCGCCCGAGGAGCACGAGGTGTTCTACGTCGCCACCGACGACTACCGGGACCGCCGACTCGCCGACGTCGAGATTCCGGCGATGGGTCGCGGGTTCCTCGACGGCGTGAACGCCGAACTCGTGGCCCGCGGCATGGAGTCGGACCTCCGGACCGCGACGCTCGTGACGCCGGTCCACGCGCAGGCCCCGGACGTGGAGGCCGCGATTCGACTCCTCGACGCGACCCAACGCGTCTACGACCTCGACGTGGACACCGGACCATTGGAGGAGTTCGCCGCCGAGATACAGGGCTACTACGAGGGTCTCGCCGAACGCCTCTCGGAGCGCGCAGACGAGGGCGGCCCCGAGGACCGGATGTACATGTGA